In the genome of Sciurus carolinensis chromosome 3, mSciCar1.2, whole genome shotgun sequence, one region contains:
- the Epx gene encoding eosinophil peroxidase, translating to MQLLLGLAGVLATLTLPQPSEGTVSASPTAVENSVLQDCIAEAKLLVDAAYNRTQKSIKQRLRSGSASPMDLLSYFKQPVAATKTVVRAADYMHVALGLLEEKLQPWRSRPFNVTDVLTEHQLHLLIQASGCAPRDQAEKCSNKYRTITGRCNNKRRPWLGASNQALARWLPAEYEDRLSLPYGWTPGKRRNGFLLPLVRAVSNQIVRFPRERLTSDRGRALMFMQWGQFIDHDLDFTPESPARVAFTAGVDCEKTCAQLPPCFPIKIPPNDPRIKNQRDCIPFFRSAPACPQNKNKVRNQINALTSFVDASMVYGSEVSLALRLRNRTNYLGLLAVNQRFQDNGRALLPFDNLRDDPCLLTNRSARIPCFLAGDSRSSETPKLAALHTLFVREHNRLATELRRLNPRWSGDKLYNEARKIVGAMVQIITYRDFLPLVLGKARARRTLGPYRGYCSNVDPRVANVFTLAFRFGHTMLQPFMFRLDSQYRASAPNSRVPLSSAFFASWRIVHEGGIDPIFRGLMATPAKLNRQDSMLVDELRDRLFQQVRRIGLDLAALNMQRSRDHGLPGYNAWRRFCGLSQPRNLAQLARVLKNHHLARKFLNLYGTPDNIDIWIGAIAEPLLPGARVGPLLACLFENQFRRARDGDRFWWQKWGVFTKRQRRALRRISLSRIVCDNTGITTVSRDIFRANIYPRGFVSCSHIPKLNLSAWRGK from the exons ATGCAGCTGCTCCTGGGCCTGGCAGGGGTCCTGGCTACACTCACCCTCCCCCAGCCCAGTGAGGGCACTGTCTCAG CCTCCCCCACGGCAGTGGAGAACTCAGTCCTTCAGGACTGCATAGCAGAGGCCAAGCTGCTGGTGGATGCTGCCTACAATCGAACCCAGAAGAG CATCAAGCAGCGCCTTCGCAGTGGCTCCGCCAGCCCCATGGACCTCCTGTCCTACTTCAAGCAACCCGTAGCAGCCACTAAGACAGTTGTTCGGGCTGCTGATTATATGCATGTGGCCTTAGGGCTCCTGGAAGAGAAGTTACAACCCTGGAGATCCAGACCCTTCAATGTCACTG ATGTGCTAACAGAACACCAGCTGCACCTGCTGATCCAGGCCAGTGGCTGTGCTCCCCGGGATCAGGCTGAGAAGTGCAGCAACAAGTACCGCACCATCACTGGGAGATGCAACAACAA GAGGAGACCCTGGCTGGGGGCCTCCAACCAGGCCCTGGCCCGCTGGCTGCCAGCTGAATACGAAGACAGGCTGTCGCTCCCCTACGGCTGGACGCCCGGCAAGAGGCGCAATggtttcctcctccctctt GTCCGGGCTGTCTCCAACCAGATCGTGCGCTTCCCCAGGGAGAGGCTGACCTCTGACCGGGGCCGGGCCCTCATGTTTATGCAGTGGGGCCAGTTCATTGATCATGACCTGGACTTCACCCCCGAGTCCCCAGCCAGGGTGGCCTTCACTGCAGGCGTTGACTGTGAGAAGACCTGTGCCCAGCTACCCCCCTGCTTTCCCATCAAG ATTCCGCCCAATGATCCCCGCATCAAGAACCAGCGTGACTGCATCCCCTTCTTCCGCTCAGCTCCCGCAtgtccccaaaacaaaaacaaagttcgCAACCAGATCAATGCGCTCACCTCCTTCGTGGACGCCAGCATGGTGTATGGCAGCGAGGTCTCCCTCGCCCTTCGGCTCCGCAATCGGACCAACTACCTAGGGCTGCTGGCCGTCAACCAGCGCTTCCAAGACAACGGCAGAGCCCTGTTGCCCTTTGACAACCTGCGGGATGACCCCTGTCTCCTCACCAACCGCTCCGCGCGCATCCCTTGCTTCCTGGCAG GTGACTCTCGGTCAAGTGAAACCCCCAAACTGGCGGCCCTGCACACCCTCTTTGTGCGAGAGCACAACCGGCTGGCCACCGAACTGAGACGCCTCAATCCTCGCTGGAGCGGAGATAAACTGTACAACGAGGCTCGGAAGATTGTGGGGGCCATGGTCCAG ATCATCACCTACCGGGACTTTCTACCCTTGGTACTGGGAAAGGCCCGGGCCAGAAGAACCCTGGGGCCCTACAGAGGGTATTGCTCCAACGTGGACCCGCGTGTGGCCAATGTCTTCACCTTGGCCTTCCGCTTTGGCCACACCATGCTGCAGCCCTTCATGTTCCGCTTGGACAGCCAATACCGGGCCTCAGCACCCAACTCCCGTGTCCCACTTAGCTCTGCCTTCTTTGCCAGCTGGAGAATCGTGCATGAGG GTGGCATTGACCCCATCTTTCGAGGCCTCATGGCCACCCCAGCCAAGCTGAACCGACAAGATTCCATGCTGGTGGATGAGCTCCGAGACCGGCTATTTCAGCAAGTAAGAAGAATCGGGCTGGACCTGGCGGCTCTCAACATGCAGCGCAGCCGAGACCACGGCCTTCCAG GCTACAATGCATGGAGGCGCTTCTGTGGGCTCTCCCAGCCCCGGAACCTGGCACAGCTAGCCCGGGTGCTGAAAAACCATCATTTGGCAAGGAAGTTTCTGAATCTGTATGGGACGCCTGACAACATTGACATCTGGATTGGGGCTATTGCAGAGCCTCTTTTGCCAGGGGCCCGGGTGGGGCCTCTTCTGGCTTGTCTTTTTGAGAACCAGTTCAGAAGAGCCCGAGATGGAGACAG GTTCTGGTGGCAGAAATGGGGAGTTTTCACCAAAAGACAGCGCAGGGCCCTCCGCCGGATTTCCTTGTCTCGAATTGTATGTGACAACACTGGTATCACCACCGTTTCGAGGGACATCTTCAGGGCCAATATCTACCCCCGAGGCTTTGTAAGCTGCAGCCACATCCCCAAGTTGAACCTATCAGCCTGGCGAGGCAAATGA